One window of the Sander lucioperca isolate FBNREF2018 chromosome 5, SLUC_FBN_1.2, whole genome shotgun sequence genome contains the following:
- the map2k4b gene encoding dual specificity mitogen-activated protein kinase kinase 4b isoform X1 has protein sequence MATPSPDSNFGSYSSSGSVGSTSHSFHQQQHTQSSSMQETNTCWRCQNETGFQISLSGVSQRKRKALKLNFANPPVKPASRLPLHPPPPSFQNPHIERLRTHSIESSGKLKISPEQHCDFTAEDLRDLGEIGRGAYGSVNKMVHKPTGQIMAVKRIRSTVDEKEQKQLLMDLDVVMRSSDCPYIVQFYGALFREGDCWICMELMATSLDKFYKYVYCALDDVIPEEILGKITLATVKALNHLKENLKIIHRDIKPSNILMDRAGNIKLCDFGISGQLVDSIAKTRDAGCRPYMAPERIDPSASRQGYDVRSDVWSLGITLYELATGRFPYPKWNSVFDQLTQVVKGEPPQLSSSEERQFSPKFISCVNLCLTKDESKRPKYKELLKHPFILMYEERFVDVASYVCRILDQIPASPISPMLCLAAEDQIAWCTMSPAAPQQPATAL, from the exons ATGGCGACTCCCAGTCCCGACAGCAACTTCGGCAGCTACAGCAGCTCCGGCAGCGTAGGATCCACGTCGCACAGTTtccaccagcagcagcacacacagagcagcagcaTGCAAG AAACCAACACCTGCTGGAGATGTCAGAATGAAACAG GGTTTCAGATAAGCCTGTCTGGAGTGTCCCAAC GTAAACGTAAAGCTCTGAAGCTGAATTTCGCCAACCCTCCAGTGAAACCAGCCTCCAGGCTCCCGCTCCATCCACCGCCTCCCTCTTTCCAGAACCCTCACAT AGAGCGTCTGCGGACACACAGTATCGAGTCGTCGGGGAAGCTGAAGATCTCTCCGGAGCAGCATTGTGACTTCACGGCGGAGGATCTGAGAGACCTCGGGGAGATCGGTCGCGGGGCGTACGGCTCCGTCAACAAGATGGTCCACAAACCCACGGGCCAGATCATGGCTgtcaag AGGATTCGCTCCACTGTGGATGAGAAGGAGCAGAAGCAGCTGCTGATGGATCTGGACGTGGTCATGAGGAGCAGTGACTGTCCCTACATCGTTCAGTTCTACGGCGCTCTCTTCAGAGAG GGCGACTGCTGGATCTGTATGGAACTCATGGCTACCTCATTAGACAAATTCTACAAATATGTTTATTGTGCATTGGATGACGTCATTCCGGAGGAAATACTAGGCAAAATAACATTAGCG ACCGTTAAAGCACTGAACCACTTAAaagaaaacttgaaaataatTCACAGAG ACATCAAACCTTCCAACATTCTCATGGACCGAGCGGGGAACATCAAGCTGTGTGACTTTGGCATCAGCGGTCAGCTGGTGGACTCCATCGCTAAGACCCGGGACGCCGGCTGCCGGCCTTACATGGCG cctGAGAGGATCGACCCCAGCGCGTCCAGACAAGGCTACGACGTGCGCTCTGATGTCTGGAGCCTGGGAATCACTCTG TACGAGCTGGCCACAGGACGGTTCCCGTACCCAAAGTGGAACAGCGTGTTTGATCAGCTGACTCAGGTGGTGAAAGGTGAGCCTCCGCAGCTCAGCAGCTCTGAGGAACGCCAGTTCTCCCCCAAGTTCATCAGCTGTGTCAACCTTTG CCTTACCAAGGATGAATCCAAACGGCCAAAGTACAAGGAGCTTCTG AAACATCCCTTCATTCTGATGTATGAAGAGCGTTTCGTGGACGTCGCCAGTTACGTATGTCGCATCCTGGATCAGATCCCCGCCTCGCCCATCTCGCCTAT GCTCTGCTTGGCAGCTGAGGATCAGATCGCTTGGTGCACAATGAGTCCTGCTGCTCCTCAGCAGCCCGCCACAGCACTCTGA
- the map2k4b gene encoding dual specificity mitogen-activated protein kinase kinase 4b isoform X4 gives MATPSPDSNFGSYSSSGSVGSTSHSFHQQQHTQSSSMQETNTCWRCQNETGKRKALKLNFANPPVKPASRLPLHPPPPSFQNPHIERLRTHSIESSGKLKISPEQHCDFTAEDLRDLGEIGRGAYGSVNKMVHKPTGQIMAVKRIRSTVDEKEQKQLLMDLDVVMRSSDCPYIVQFYGALFREGDCWICMELMATSLDKFYKYVYCALDDVIPEEILGKITLATVKALNHLKENLKIIHRDIKPSNILMDRAGNIKLCDFGISGQLVDSIAKTRDAGCRPYMAPERIDPSASRQGYDVRSDVWSLGITLYELATGRFPYPKWNSVFDQLTQVVKGEPPQLSSSEERQFSPKFISCVNLCLTKDESKRPKYKELLKHPFILMYEERFVDVASYVCRILDQIPASPISPMYVD, from the exons ATGGCGACTCCCAGTCCCGACAGCAACTTCGGCAGCTACAGCAGCTCCGGCAGCGTAGGATCCACGTCGCACAGTTtccaccagcagcagcacacacagagcagcagcaTGCAAG AAACCAACACCTGCTGGAGATGTCAGAATGAAACAG GTAAACGTAAAGCTCTGAAGCTGAATTTCGCCAACCCTCCAGTGAAACCAGCCTCCAGGCTCCCGCTCCATCCACCGCCTCCCTCTTTCCAGAACCCTCACAT AGAGCGTCTGCGGACACACAGTATCGAGTCGTCGGGGAAGCTGAAGATCTCTCCGGAGCAGCATTGTGACTTCACGGCGGAGGATCTGAGAGACCTCGGGGAGATCGGTCGCGGGGCGTACGGCTCCGTCAACAAGATGGTCCACAAACCCACGGGCCAGATCATGGCTgtcaag AGGATTCGCTCCACTGTGGATGAGAAGGAGCAGAAGCAGCTGCTGATGGATCTGGACGTGGTCATGAGGAGCAGTGACTGTCCCTACATCGTTCAGTTCTACGGCGCTCTCTTCAGAGAG GGCGACTGCTGGATCTGTATGGAACTCATGGCTACCTCATTAGACAAATTCTACAAATATGTTTATTGTGCATTGGATGACGTCATTCCGGAGGAAATACTAGGCAAAATAACATTAGCG ACCGTTAAAGCACTGAACCACTTAAaagaaaacttgaaaataatTCACAGAG ACATCAAACCTTCCAACATTCTCATGGACCGAGCGGGGAACATCAAGCTGTGTGACTTTGGCATCAGCGGTCAGCTGGTGGACTCCATCGCTAAGACCCGGGACGCCGGCTGCCGGCCTTACATGGCG cctGAGAGGATCGACCCCAGCGCGTCCAGACAAGGCTACGACGTGCGCTCTGATGTCTGGAGCCTGGGAATCACTCTG TACGAGCTGGCCACAGGACGGTTCCCGTACCCAAAGTGGAACAGCGTGTTTGATCAGCTGACTCAGGTGGTGAAAGGTGAGCCTCCGCAGCTCAGCAGCTCTGAGGAACGCCAGTTCTCCCCCAAGTTCATCAGCTGTGTCAACCTTTG CCTTACCAAGGATGAATCCAAACGGCCAAAGTACAAGGAGCTTCTG AAACATCCCTTCATTCTGATGTATGAAGAGCGTTTCGTGGACGTCGCCAGTTACGTATGTCGCATCCTGGATCAGATCCCCGCCTCGCCCATCTCGCCTATGTACGTGGACTGA
- the map2k4b gene encoding dual specificity mitogen-activated protein kinase kinase 4b isoform X5: MATPSPDSNFGSYSSSGSVGSTSHSFHQQQHTQSSSMQETNTCWRCQNETGFQISLSGVSQRKRKALKLNFANPPVKPASRLPLHPPPPSFQNPHIERLRTHSIESSGKLKISPEQHCDFTAEDLRDLGEIGRGAYGSVNKMVHKPTGQIMAVKRIRSTVDEKEQKQLLMDLDVVMRSSDCPYIVQFYGALFREGDCWICMELMATSLDKFYKYVYCALDDVIPEEILGKITLATVKALNHLKENLKIIHRDIKPSNILMDRAGNIKLCDFGISGQLVDSIAKTRDAGCRPYMAPERIDPSASRQGYDVRSDVWSLGITLYELATGRFPYPKWNSVFDQLTQVVKGEPPQLSSSEERQFSPKFISCVNLCLTKDESKRPKYKELLKHPFILMYEERFVDVASYVCRILDQIPASPISPMYVD, from the exons ATGGCGACTCCCAGTCCCGACAGCAACTTCGGCAGCTACAGCAGCTCCGGCAGCGTAGGATCCACGTCGCACAGTTtccaccagcagcagcacacacagagcagcagcaTGCAAG AAACCAACACCTGCTGGAGATGTCAGAATGAAACAG GGTTTCAGATAAGCCTGTCTGGAGTGTCCCAAC GTAAACGTAAAGCTCTGAAGCTGAATTTCGCCAACCCTCCAGTGAAACCAGCCTCCAGGCTCCCGCTCCATCCACCGCCTCCCTCTTTCCAGAACCCTCACAT AGAGCGTCTGCGGACACACAGTATCGAGTCGTCGGGGAAGCTGAAGATCTCTCCGGAGCAGCATTGTGACTTCACGGCGGAGGATCTGAGAGACCTCGGGGAGATCGGTCGCGGGGCGTACGGCTCCGTCAACAAGATGGTCCACAAACCCACGGGCCAGATCATGGCTgtcaag AGGATTCGCTCCACTGTGGATGAGAAGGAGCAGAAGCAGCTGCTGATGGATCTGGACGTGGTCATGAGGAGCAGTGACTGTCCCTACATCGTTCAGTTCTACGGCGCTCTCTTCAGAGAG GGCGACTGCTGGATCTGTATGGAACTCATGGCTACCTCATTAGACAAATTCTACAAATATGTTTATTGTGCATTGGATGACGTCATTCCGGAGGAAATACTAGGCAAAATAACATTAGCG ACCGTTAAAGCACTGAACCACTTAAaagaaaacttgaaaataatTCACAGAG ACATCAAACCTTCCAACATTCTCATGGACCGAGCGGGGAACATCAAGCTGTGTGACTTTGGCATCAGCGGTCAGCTGGTGGACTCCATCGCTAAGACCCGGGACGCCGGCTGCCGGCCTTACATGGCG cctGAGAGGATCGACCCCAGCGCGTCCAGACAAGGCTACGACGTGCGCTCTGATGTCTGGAGCCTGGGAATCACTCTG TACGAGCTGGCCACAGGACGGTTCCCGTACCCAAAGTGGAACAGCGTGTTTGATCAGCTGACTCAGGTGGTGAAAGGTGAGCCTCCGCAGCTCAGCAGCTCTGAGGAACGCCAGTTCTCCCCCAAGTTCATCAGCTGTGTCAACCTTTG CCTTACCAAGGATGAATCCAAACGGCCAAAGTACAAGGAGCTTCTG AAACATCCCTTCATTCTGATGTATGAAGAGCGTTTCGTGGACGTCGCCAGTTACGTATGTCGCATCCTGGATCAGATCCCCGCCTCGCCCATCTCGCCTATGTACGTGGACTGA
- the map2k4b gene encoding dual specificity mitogen-activated protein kinase kinase 4b isoform X3, with the protein MATPSPDSNFGSYSSSGSVGSTSHSFHQQQHTQSSSMQGKRKALKLNFANPPVKPASRLPLHPPPPSFQNPHIERLRTHSIESSGKLKISPEQHCDFTAEDLRDLGEIGRGAYGSVNKMVHKPTGQIMAVKRIRSTVDEKEQKQLLMDLDVVMRSSDCPYIVQFYGALFREGDCWICMELMATSLDKFYKYVYCALDDVIPEEILGKITLATVKALNHLKENLKIIHRDIKPSNILMDRAGNIKLCDFGISGQLVDSIAKTRDAGCRPYMAPERIDPSASRQGYDVRSDVWSLGITLYELATGRFPYPKWNSVFDQLTQVVKGEPPQLSSSEERQFSPKFISCVNLCLTKDESKRPKYKELLKHPFILMYEERFVDVASYVCRILDQIPASPISPMLCLAAEDQIAWCTMSPAAPQQPATAL; encoded by the exons ATGGCGACTCCCAGTCCCGACAGCAACTTCGGCAGCTACAGCAGCTCCGGCAGCGTAGGATCCACGTCGCACAGTTtccaccagcagcagcacacacagagcagcagcaTGCAAG GTAAACGTAAAGCTCTGAAGCTGAATTTCGCCAACCCTCCAGTGAAACCAGCCTCCAGGCTCCCGCTCCATCCACCGCCTCCCTCTTTCCAGAACCCTCACAT AGAGCGTCTGCGGACACACAGTATCGAGTCGTCGGGGAAGCTGAAGATCTCTCCGGAGCAGCATTGTGACTTCACGGCGGAGGATCTGAGAGACCTCGGGGAGATCGGTCGCGGGGCGTACGGCTCCGTCAACAAGATGGTCCACAAACCCACGGGCCAGATCATGGCTgtcaag AGGATTCGCTCCACTGTGGATGAGAAGGAGCAGAAGCAGCTGCTGATGGATCTGGACGTGGTCATGAGGAGCAGTGACTGTCCCTACATCGTTCAGTTCTACGGCGCTCTCTTCAGAGAG GGCGACTGCTGGATCTGTATGGAACTCATGGCTACCTCATTAGACAAATTCTACAAATATGTTTATTGTGCATTGGATGACGTCATTCCGGAGGAAATACTAGGCAAAATAACATTAGCG ACCGTTAAAGCACTGAACCACTTAAaagaaaacttgaaaataatTCACAGAG ACATCAAACCTTCCAACATTCTCATGGACCGAGCGGGGAACATCAAGCTGTGTGACTTTGGCATCAGCGGTCAGCTGGTGGACTCCATCGCTAAGACCCGGGACGCCGGCTGCCGGCCTTACATGGCG cctGAGAGGATCGACCCCAGCGCGTCCAGACAAGGCTACGACGTGCGCTCTGATGTCTGGAGCCTGGGAATCACTCTG TACGAGCTGGCCACAGGACGGTTCCCGTACCCAAAGTGGAACAGCGTGTTTGATCAGCTGACTCAGGTGGTGAAAGGTGAGCCTCCGCAGCTCAGCAGCTCTGAGGAACGCCAGTTCTCCCCCAAGTTCATCAGCTGTGTCAACCTTTG CCTTACCAAGGATGAATCCAAACGGCCAAAGTACAAGGAGCTTCTG AAACATCCCTTCATTCTGATGTATGAAGAGCGTTTCGTGGACGTCGCCAGTTACGTATGTCGCATCCTGGATCAGATCCCCGCCTCGCCCATCTCGCCTAT GCTCTGCTTGGCAGCTGAGGATCAGATCGCTTGGTGCACAATGAGTCCTGCTGCTCCTCAGCAGCCCGCCACAGCACTCTGA
- the map2k4b gene encoding dual specificity mitogen-activated protein kinase kinase 4b isoform X2: MATPSPDSNFGSYSSSGSVGSTSHSFHQQQHTQSSSMQETNTCWRCQNETGKRKALKLNFANPPVKPASRLPLHPPPPSFQNPHIERLRTHSIESSGKLKISPEQHCDFTAEDLRDLGEIGRGAYGSVNKMVHKPTGQIMAVKRIRSTVDEKEQKQLLMDLDVVMRSSDCPYIVQFYGALFREGDCWICMELMATSLDKFYKYVYCALDDVIPEEILGKITLATVKALNHLKENLKIIHRDIKPSNILMDRAGNIKLCDFGISGQLVDSIAKTRDAGCRPYMAPERIDPSASRQGYDVRSDVWSLGITLYELATGRFPYPKWNSVFDQLTQVVKGEPPQLSSSEERQFSPKFISCVNLCLTKDESKRPKYKELLKHPFILMYEERFVDVASYVCRILDQIPASPISPMLCLAAEDQIAWCTMSPAAPQQPATAL, from the exons ATGGCGACTCCCAGTCCCGACAGCAACTTCGGCAGCTACAGCAGCTCCGGCAGCGTAGGATCCACGTCGCACAGTTtccaccagcagcagcacacacagagcagcagcaTGCAAG AAACCAACACCTGCTGGAGATGTCAGAATGAAACAG GTAAACGTAAAGCTCTGAAGCTGAATTTCGCCAACCCTCCAGTGAAACCAGCCTCCAGGCTCCCGCTCCATCCACCGCCTCCCTCTTTCCAGAACCCTCACAT AGAGCGTCTGCGGACACACAGTATCGAGTCGTCGGGGAAGCTGAAGATCTCTCCGGAGCAGCATTGTGACTTCACGGCGGAGGATCTGAGAGACCTCGGGGAGATCGGTCGCGGGGCGTACGGCTCCGTCAACAAGATGGTCCACAAACCCACGGGCCAGATCATGGCTgtcaag AGGATTCGCTCCACTGTGGATGAGAAGGAGCAGAAGCAGCTGCTGATGGATCTGGACGTGGTCATGAGGAGCAGTGACTGTCCCTACATCGTTCAGTTCTACGGCGCTCTCTTCAGAGAG GGCGACTGCTGGATCTGTATGGAACTCATGGCTACCTCATTAGACAAATTCTACAAATATGTTTATTGTGCATTGGATGACGTCATTCCGGAGGAAATACTAGGCAAAATAACATTAGCG ACCGTTAAAGCACTGAACCACTTAAaagaaaacttgaaaataatTCACAGAG ACATCAAACCTTCCAACATTCTCATGGACCGAGCGGGGAACATCAAGCTGTGTGACTTTGGCATCAGCGGTCAGCTGGTGGACTCCATCGCTAAGACCCGGGACGCCGGCTGCCGGCCTTACATGGCG cctGAGAGGATCGACCCCAGCGCGTCCAGACAAGGCTACGACGTGCGCTCTGATGTCTGGAGCCTGGGAATCACTCTG TACGAGCTGGCCACAGGACGGTTCCCGTACCCAAAGTGGAACAGCGTGTTTGATCAGCTGACTCAGGTGGTGAAAGGTGAGCCTCCGCAGCTCAGCAGCTCTGAGGAACGCCAGTTCTCCCCCAAGTTCATCAGCTGTGTCAACCTTTG CCTTACCAAGGATGAATCCAAACGGCCAAAGTACAAGGAGCTTCTG AAACATCCCTTCATTCTGATGTATGAAGAGCGTTTCGTGGACGTCGCCAGTTACGTATGTCGCATCCTGGATCAGATCCCCGCCTCGCCCATCTCGCCTAT GCTCTGCTTGGCAGCTGAGGATCAGATCGCTTGGTGCACAATGAGTCCTGCTGCTCCTCAGCAGCCCGCCACAGCACTCTGA